In one window of Hippocampus zosterae strain Florida unplaced genomic scaffold, ASM2543408v3 HiC_scaffold_159, whole genome shotgun sequence DNA:
- the LOC127594469 gene encoding leucine-rich repeat-containing protein 23-like, with protein sequence MSDEPENPDPAENPDQGPSEEALKAEEERQRREEERLKKEEEIKKVEEALKGALSGLSKTNDGTAFAFVRLNLAEKELEQLHGTLDHLVHVRYIDLSGNALTSAGCLGKLPSVAWLNLSKNQLPSLAEFEQGFESVQNLNLSGNKLKELPALALPALRRLSLTENEIRSAEGFKGHPGLELLELRKNQLRKCKGLGAMPALKELYLGENEISDLRGLEDLPRLERLHVRANKLKGFLSPFPHLPALQHLNLRENQLEALDSLAVLRVASVNLQGNPFNEELGEAARKEVILRFPAFRRVNKADVTREEREEWIREWKEKEAERERERLEKEEEERKAREEAEAAGAPPEDACLTSHSRNVSILLQGYLDRATQQAMPRPRPATPAWLRALVRPRDPYSGKVLEQQRVYDRQSRRASIITGLPVAHAETIKKYPRLSL encoded by the exons ATGTCGGACGAACCCGAGAACCCAGACCCTGCGGAAAACCCTGACCAGGGCCCCAGCGAGGAGGCTCTCAAGGCCGAGGAGGAGCGgcagaggagggaggaggagcggctcaaaaaggaggaggaaatcAAGAAGGTTGAGGAGGCGCTGAAAGGAGCACTGTCAGGCCTGTCCAAAACCAATGATGGCACCGCCTTCGCCTTCGTGCGCCTGAACCTAGCCGAGAAGGAGCTGGAGCAACTGCACGGTACCCTTGATCACCTGGTGCACGTGCGTTACATCGACCTCTCCGGCAACGCCCTGACCTCCGCGGGGTGTCTGGGCAAGCTGCCCAGCGTGGCCTGGCTGAATCTATCCAAAAACCAGCTGCCCAGCTTGGCCGAGTTCGAGCAGGGCTTTGAAAGCGTGCAGAACTTGAATCTTTCGGGCAACAAGCTCAAGGAGCTGCCGGCCTTGGCCCTGCCAGCCCTGCGGAGACTCAGCCTCACTGAGAACGAGATCCGCAGCGCGGAGGGCTTCAAAGGGCACCCTGGACTGGAGCTGCTTGAGCTGCGCAAGAACCAGCTGCGGAAGTGCAAGGGCCTGGGGGCCATGCCTGCCCTTAAGGAACTCTACCTCGGAGAGAATGAAATCTCGGACTTGAGGGGACTGGAAGATCTTCCCCGTCTGGAGAGACTACACGTCCGGGCCAACAAGCTGAAGGGCTTTCTTTCACCTTTCCCCCACCTGCCCGCTCTCCAACACCTCAATCTCCGCGAAAACCAGTTGGAGGCGCTTGACTCGTTGGCAGTGCTGCGGGTGGCGTCGGTGAACCTGCAGGGCAACCCCTTCAACGAAGAGCTGGGGGAAGCCGCCCGCAAGGAGGTCATCTTGCGATTCCCGGCCTTCCGAAGGGTCAACAAAGCCGACGTGACCCGCGAAGAGCGCGAGGAGTGGATCCGCGAGTGGAAGGAAAAGGAGGCCGAGCGCGAGCGGGAGAGGctcgagaaggaggaggaggagcgcaagGCCCGCGAGGAGGCTGAGGCGGCAGGAGCACCTCCTGAGGA TGCCTGCCTCACCAGTCACTCCCGCAACGTCTCGATCCTGCTCCAAGGCTACCTCGACCGAGCCACCCAGCAGGCCATGCCCCGGCCCAGGCCCGCGACGCCTGCCTGGCTGCGGGCCCTGGTCAGGCCCCGAGACCCCTACTCGGGCAAGGTGCTCGAGCAGCAGCGGGTCTACGATCGGCAGAGCCGGCGGGCGAGCATCATCACGGGGCTGCCGGTAGCCCACGCGGAGACGATCAAGAAATACCCTCGGCTGTCGCTCTAG